acagagagagagagatgcagggacagcaaaacagaaagagtgagagaggtagTGTCAAGGGTGTAAGAGGGTCAGGGACAGTGTGAGGCATGTGAAACCCATTCAAACTCATGTCTTATTTTTCTACATAGAGATTGCAGATGCTAATTGATCTTTGCGTAATGTGCTTTTCCTGAATAGTCTGAGCAGCAGAGttgtgctgtacctgtgctgtCCAGAGTGCTCCTGTAGCTCACATACTTCTTCAGTGACTCAATGCAGATCTGGGTCTGGAACTGCTTGTCATTCTCAAGCACAGCTGGATTCCATTTCACTGCACTGATAAACAGCTGCCGTGCAGGTGGAATGAAATGCCAGGTTTTCATGTCATCAGTGAGGAAGTGTTTCCCGTCATATTCATAATGTTCAATCTCTCCTGTGTCCCCGGTCTCATCATTCCACTGACAGCCAACAATCCACTGGAGAACGTGCACACCTgaagacagaaaacacacactatGACCtcgcacatcccacacacactcacacacacaatgtcactgtgcacatgccacacacactcacacacacacaaacagtcactgcgcacatcccacacatgcacacacacacacacacacacagtcactgcgcacatcccacacacacagacacacaccgtcattgagcacatcccacacacacacactgtcactgagcacatcctactcgcacacacacacactgtca
This region of Anguilla rostrata isolate EN2019 chromosome 8, ASM1855537v3, whole genome shotgun sequence genomic DNA includes:
- the LOC135261775 gene encoding class I histocompatibility antigen, F10 alpha chain-like isoform X2 produces the protein MRVLGLLCVVLCGICTANAASHSLKYIYTVVTGDTDSPEFIITGLVNDEQFVHYDSNIRRMIPQSEWMEISVDKQYWDKQTQKALYAHQIFKDNIGIAMQHFRTTQGVHVLQWIVGCQWNDETGDTGEIEHYEYDGKHFLTDDMKTWHFIPPARQLFISAVKWNPAVLENDKQFQTQICIESLKKYVSYRSTLDSTGTAQLCCSDYSGKAHYAKIN
- the LOC135261775 gene encoding class I histocompatibility antigen, F10 alpha chain-like isoform X1, which codes for MRVLDLLCVVLRGICWANAASHSLKYIYTVVTGDTDSPEFIITGLVNDEQFVHYDSNIRRMIPQSEWMEISVDKQYWDKQTQKALYAHQIFKDNIGIAMQHFRTTQGVHVLQWIVGCQWNDETGDTGEIEHYEYDGKHFLTDDMKTWHFIPPARQLFISAVKWNPAVLENDKQFQTQICIESLKKYVSYRSTLDSTGTAQLCCSDYSGKAHYAKIN